Proteins encoded in a region of the Sugiyamaella lignohabitans strain CBS 10342 chromosome B, complete sequence genome:
- the PDA1 gene encoding pyruvate dehydrogenase (acetyl-transferring) subunit E1 alpha (E1 alpha subunit of the pyruvate dehydrogenase (PDH) complex; catalyzes the direct oxidative decarboxylation of pyruvate to acetyl-CoA; phosphorylated; regulated by glucose; GO_component: GO:0043231 - intracellular membrane-bounded organelle [Evidence IEA]; GO_component: GO:0005759 - mitochondrial matrix [Evidence IEA]; GO_component: GO:0042645 - mitochondrial nucleoid [Evidence IDA] [PMID 15692048]; GO_component: GO:0005967 - mitochondrial pyruvate dehydrogenase complex [Evidence IDA] [PMID 2007123]; GO_component: GO:0005739 - mitochondrion [Evidence IEA]; GO_component: GO:0005739 - mitochondrion [Evidence IDA] [PMID 14576278]; GO_component: GO:0005739 - mitochondrion [Evidence IDA] [PMID 16823961]; GO_component: GO:0005739 - mitochondrion [Evidence IDA] [PMID 7589446]; GO_function: GO:0016491 - oxidoreductase activity [Evidence IEA]; GO_function: GO:0016624 - oxidoreductase activity, acting on the aldehyde or oxo group of donors, disulfide as acceptor [Evidence IEA]; GO_function: GO:0004739 - pyruvate dehydrogenase (acetyl-transferring) activity [Evidence IEA,IEA]; GO_function: GO:0004739 - pyruvate dehydrogenase (acetyl-transferring) activity [Evidence IMP] [PMID 11589696]; GO_process: GO:0006086 - acetyl-CoA biosynthetic process from pyruvate [Evidence IDA] [PMID 7947791]; GO_process: GO:0006096 - glycolytic process [Evidence IEA,IEA]; GO_process: GO:0008152 - metabolic process [Evidence IEA]; GO_process: GO:0055114 - oxidation-reduction process [Evidence IEA,IEA]; GO_process: GO:0007124 - pseudohyphal growth [Evidence IMP] [PMID 24603354]) translates to MICFGRSGIKMIRSRGIRALTVRPVKVNQSVSRIHTGKVSLASDRRSNSTSTTHSGVGVAGTVGGTGTVSQSSRGIQKELVFPGSIRSQFTTQLNFNDPSEATPMPTYRLIDLDGHQLDPEYKIPFDKEKSLKMYRDMLTVSIMDSIMYDAQRQGRLSFYMVSAGEEGAAVGSAAALEPHDVMFCQYREQGAILYRGVTLKEFMSQLYANADDYGQGRNMPVHYQSEKFNIHPISSPLATQIPHAAGAAYALKIRNKDNNEPDSGCVICYFGEGAASEGDFHAALNIAATRACPVIFFCRNNGYAISTPSLEQYKGDGIASRGVGYGIDTIRVDGNDLAAVHRVTREARKLAVENQRPVLIEAMSYRVSHHSTSDDSFAYRSKTEVEDWKRRDNPLARMRKWLELKDWWSEDLEQQTRKEIRREILSEMAAAEKRKKPSLDQIFNGVYSELTEPLKRQREELKEILDTYPEHYDLSHYEKGREGLN, encoded by the coding sequence ATGATTTGTTTTGGGAGAAGTGGGATTAAGATGATTAGATCTCGTGGTATCAGAGCTTTAACAGTTAGACCAGTTAAAGTTAACCAGAGTGTATCACGAATCCACACTGGAAAAGTTTCGCTAGCATCTGATAGACGAAGCAATTCCACGTCTACTACACACTCAGGGGTTGGTGTAGCTGGAACTGTGGGTGGAACTGGAACAGTTTCTCAGAGCTCAAGAGGCATTCAAAAAGAACTGGTATTTCCTGGATCAATTCGGAGTCAATTTACTACACAGCTGAACTTCAATGACCCCTCTGAAGCTACCCCAATGCCAACCTATCGGTTAATAGATTTAGATGGTCATCAGCTTGATCCAGAGTACAAAATTCCATTCGATAAGGAGAAATCATTAAAAATGTATAGAGATATGCTGACGGTCAGTATTATGGATAGCATTATGTACGATGCGCAAAGACAGGGAAGATTGAGTTTTTACATGGTTAGTGCCGGTGAAGAGGGTGCTGCAGTTGgaagtgctgctgctcttgagcCTCATGATGTAATGTTCTGTCAGTATCGTGAACAAGGAGCTATTCTGTATCGTGGTGTCACATTAAAGGAATTCATGAGTCAGCTTTATGCTAATGCCGATGACTATGGTCAGGGCCGTAACATGCCTGTTCACTATCAATCCGAAAAGTTCAACATTCATCCTATTTCCTCGCCTTTGGCTACACAAATTCCCCATGCCGCTGGTGCAGCTTATGCCTTGAAAATTCGAAATAAGGATAACAATGAGCCGGATTCAGGTTGTGTTATTTGCTATTTCGGAGAAGGCGCAGCCTCTGAGGGTGATTTCCATGCTGCTTTAAACATTGCAGCCACCAGGGCTTGCCCAGTAATCTTTTTCTGTCGTAATAATGGCTATGCTATTAGCACGCCTTCTCTTGAACAGTACAAAGGAGATGGTATAGCTAGTAGGGGAGTAGGATACGGAATTGATACTATTCGTGTCGATGGTAATgatcttgctgctgttcatCGAGTCACCCGTGAGGCTCGGAAGCTTGCAGTTGAAAATCAGAGACCTGTACTTATTGAAGCTATGTCCTATCGAGTTTCTCACCACTCTACTAGTGACGACTCATTTGCATACCGTTCTAAGACAGAGGTGGAGGATTGGAAGAGGCGAGATAATCCACTTGCAAGAATGCGCAAGTGGCTAGAACTCAAGGACTGGTGGTCTGAGGATCTTGAACAGCAAACACGTAAAGAGATACGTCGTGAAATTCTCAGCgaaatggctgctgctgagaagagaaaaaaaccCAGTCTTGACCAGATCTTTAACGGTGTTTACAGTGAACTCACGGAACCTCTTAAAAGACAACGGGAAGAATTAAAAGAAATCCTAGATACATACCCGGAGCACTATGATCTTTCGCATTACGAGAAAGGGCGCGAGGGTCTAAACTAA